The window GTGAACCCTCGGGGCCCGGTGCCAGATGGCACCGGGCCCCTCGACGTGTCCCGAGAGGCGCGATGACCCCTGAAAGCCCATCCAGGCCGGCCGACAGTCTCGACGACGACGACTACCCCGCCTACACCATGGGCCGCGCGGCCGCGATGCTCGGCACAACGCCGGCCTTCCTGCGGACCCTCGGCGAAGCCCGCCTGATCACTCCGCTGCGCTCCGAAGGCGGCCACCGCCGCTACTCCCGCTACCAGCTACGCATCGCCGCCCGCGTCCGCGAGCTCGTCGACCAGGGCATGGCGATCGAGGCCGCCTGCCGCATCGTCATCCTCGAAGACCAACTCGCCGAAGCCCACAAGATCAACCAGCAACTACGCGACAACCAGCCGACCAGCCAGCCGTCGACCGCCGAAACCCCCTGACACACAAACCGGCGACACGAGCGGCCCGACATGGGGACCCGCCCTTCTCCCGAAGCGAGGATTGAACGCGACGCCGTAGGTCACCCGCCGTAGACCCGAGACGACACAGTCACGGCAGGACAGCGTCGATGTTGTCGCCCCGAGGGGTCAGTCGAGTTCGACCCAGACGCGTTTACCGGCGCCATGGGTCTCGAC of the Pseudofrankia saprophytica genome contains:
- a CDS encoding helix-turn-helix domain-containing protein, which codes for MTPESPSRPADSLDDDDYPAYTMGRAAAMLGTTPAFLRTLGEARLITPLRSEGGHRRYSRYQLRIAARVRELVDQGMAIEAACRIVILEDQLAEAHKINQQLRDNQPTSQPSTAETP